A DNA window from Mastomys coucha isolate ucsf_1 unplaced genomic scaffold, UCSF_Mcou_1 pScaffold21, whole genome shotgun sequence contains the following coding sequences:
- the Mki67 gene encoding proliferation marker protein Ki-67 isoform X1: MASSARLVTIKRSGEDGAHFPLSLSSCLFGRSIECDIRIQLPVVSKKHCKIEVKEQEATLYNFSSTNPTQVNGATIDEPVRLRHGDIITIIDRSFRYEDGSHEDGSRSTEFPGRSLGKEPSRRASRDSFSADPDGKGQDTKALKMTASRRSFVHAKGLSTDSPASDGSKDSVTQDSSGPVEQHNRRNIGEPTCGDLVKKSRATGSTYRELTLSPAQSLSNSNKKESPFKKLYQSMKEELDAKSQKSCRKSEPQSARAAEEPWETQLVVSCKARPKSSGSTPVLVTSSPKPGKLWTERWSGGRGPVQTSTETAKMKTPMQNPQQLKEEDFHVTGRRNSVNPDEGESAQAVHKIVTPGKLAVHKIVTPGKLVTRNQTAVKAEDVASPADTPENSSSKKRKSTPAKVEVPSAETQKWLSLTQSLVPGEKKSPKNSFSKPEKLTTAEEQACSGLPGLNSIDISNFGDSLNKSEGMPSKRRRVSFGGHLRPELFDENLPPNTPLKRGETPTKRKSLGTHSPAVLKKIIKERPQSPGKHESPGITPPRTNDQRRRSGRTSLPSSGSKFVCETDVPKKAGRKSGTLPAKRASISRSQHGILQMICSKRRSGASEANLIVAKSWADVVKLGVKQTQMKVVKHVPQKQTSKRQRRPSTPKKPTSTLHNQFSTGHANSPCTIIVGRAQIEKVSVPARPYKMLNNLTLNRKVDFSEDLSGLTEMFKTPVKEKQQQMSDTGSVLSNSDNLFERQLQVTNSGDTPLPNTPEILGEKVLSNTQNEAKQQSDRYSASPALRRRSIKRENTVQTPKNAHNIAPLEKKTPGSETEPLKTALSMSKLRRSRELRHTLAESMNEKTEPVLAESITGRHLKKTFGGQEVDQQVQDSRNSSQRCKENGELNEGSEKTSARRSSARKQKPTKDLIGSQMVTQTVDYAEKLLSQEQRAIQNLDLAVNMQNTLISDDQGITKQKVNIATKEKFWPKTPSKMTQPLESQAGLKTSTKPRSSTPGKKVDVEEELCAPTKLIYMSGKTRHTSKVLERERGDIKDLKQCENEMLAPTVSGSKRALEKAKEKAQPLEDLTGFQELFLSPVPGDKVRKMSSKFSHTEPVRTPASTKRLSKTGLAKVDVREEPSTLEKRTKSPGRATGTPAPVQEENESTAFMETPKQKLDFTGNSTGHKRRSRTPKNRVQPLEDLDGFQELFQTPAGASDPLTVDESAKMSLESSQAEPVRTLTSSKRLSKTGFGKVDVREEPSTLGKRTKSPGRATGTPAPMQEENDSTAFLETPKQKLDFTENLTGHKRRLRTPKIRVQPLEDLDGVQELFQTPAGASDPVAVDESAKMSLESSQTEPVRTVANTKRLSERALSKGDVGGALSLLSKPTCASQKVMHTLTLSEDHGRETKDVKELLAQTLDPAVHVTRGKRQQGSCKKRSQSQEDLFGLQELFQTSGHNRDSVTLDSLTKLSGRSPPPVTIDTSVSSRRQTRTGLRKVHVKNELSGDIMHPQMSGEIIDLSREPECEDKVIKTRKQSVKRKLDTTVNVPGSKRQRVTRKAEKTLEDLPGFQELCYAQSLVMDSVIVDKTTKMPSKSPEPVNTTSETQPRRQLRRLGMTEKPIPQRKTTRVLRQTRNIHKEPIGDSKGIEEFMESSAQKQLPAICLTGRRNPPRRVKEKTQPLEDLTTFPEETATRMSSKSPQPEEKKILAGLERKLKIQLFKVSVEGEPTAQRKQPARETRNTLKKPVGDSINVEELKKSTKRKIDPVASVPVNKRPQRVPKEKAQPLELAGLKGPVQTIGHTEESASDRGPTQIPCNSLHPEQVDSLQSSPRRPRTRHGKIEADKEPSAVRKTSRQAMRSRKIPEIDDNGTQASEASIKQTLDTVDKVTGSRRQLRTRKDGVQPHEVLGDSKEITRISDHSEKLTHDLKSTVQQKPDSAKPLRTCRRVLRVSKEDPKEMLVDTRDSSALQSKSAPFLSPKRKSVRDGSILKTRALRSVTPKQEATDEKLVPKNQRAASSKRHLSPEPVKMKHLRIVSNKLESVEEQVSTVMKTEEMEAKRENPVTADQKTPECSRYRKKNNEKQPRPRCDASAEKVEIKKNEKTMKTVSQETELQNPDDGAKKSTSRGKVSGKRTCLRSRGQTEIPQPCEAEEKTSKSGAEILTKTQKEKGASGDSDVRCLRSRKTRVTLDSEPKPRVTRGAKKDAKTPKKDEDIVYTKKLRTRSHQKSETV; the protein is encoded by the exons ATGGCGTCCTCGGCTCGCCTGGTCACCATCAAGCGGAGCGGCGAAGACGGAGCACACTTCCCGCTGagcctcagttcctgcctgtTTGGAAG GAGTATTGAATGTGACATTCGTATCCAGCTGCCTGTAGTGTCAAAAAAACATTGCAAAATTGAAGTCAAAGAGCAAGAG GCAACATTATATAATTTCAGTTCTACCAATCCAACGCAAGTAAATGGGGCTACTATAGATGAGCCTGTGAGACTGAGACATGGAGACATAATAACAATCATTGACCGCTCCTTTAG ATATGAAGATGGAAGTCATGAGGATGGAAGCAGGTCAACAGAATTTCCAGGAAGGTCACTTGGAAAG GAACCATCACGGCGAGCCTCAAGAGACAGCTTCTCTGCTGACCCTG ATGGGAAAGGTCAAGATACCAAAGCTTTGAAAATGACTGCTTCAAGAAGATCTTTTGTTcatgccaagggcctctccacagATAGTCCTGCCTCAGATGGCTCAAAGGACAGTGTTACCCAAGATTCATCAGGGCCTGTAGAACAGCACAATCGCAGAAACATAGGAGAGCCCACTTGTGGGGATCTCGTTAAGAAGTCCAGGGCTACAGGGAGCACTTACAGGGAACTGACGCTTTCTCCTGCACAGAGCcttagcaacagcaacaaaaaggagTCTCCCTTTAAGAAACTTTATCAATCGATGAAGGAAGAGTTGGACGCAAAATCACAGAAATCTTGTAGAAAATCAGAACCCCAATCGGCCCGTGCAGCAGAAGAACCTTGGGAGACACAGCTAGTGGTGTCATGCAAAGCAAGACCAAAGTCTAGTGGAAGCACTCCTGTCCTAGTGACCTCTTCACCCAAACCAGGAAAGCTCTGGACTGAGAGATGGAGCGGTGGGAGGGGGCCTGTTCAGACTTCCACAGAGACAGCTAAAATGAAAACCCCTATGCAGAATCCTCAGCAACTTAAGGAGGAAGACTTTCATGTTACTGGCAGAAGAAATTCTGTGAATCCAGATGAAGGTGAAAGTGCCCAGGCAGTTCACAAAATAGTCACTCCTGGGAAACTGGCAGTTCATAAAATAGTCACTCCTGGGAAACTGGTAACTAGAAACCAAACTGCCGTGAAGGCTGAAGATGTTGCCAGCCCTGCTGATACACCAGAAAATTCCTcttccaaaaagagaaaaagtactCCTGCAAAGGTAGAGGTTCCATCTGCAGAGACGCAAAAGTGGCTTTCTTTAACTCAGAGCCTTGTTCCTGGTGAAAAGAAAAGTCCCAAGAATTCCTTCAGCAAGCCTGAGAAATTGACCACAGCAGAAGAACAGGCTTGCTCTGGACTACCTGGTCTCAATTCTATTGATATCAGCAACTTTGGTGACTCTCTTA ACAAGAGTGAGGGAATGCCTTCAAAAAGAAGACGTGTATCCTTTGGTGGTCATTTAAGACCTGAATTATTTGATGAAAACTTGCCTCCTAATACACCACTCAAAAGAGGAGAAACGCCAACCAAGAGGAAGTCTCTTGGCACTCACAGTCCAGCCGTCCTGAAGAAAATCATCAAG GAACGGCCTCAGTCTCCAGGGAAACATGAGTCTCCTGGAATAACTCCACCGAGGACAAATGATCAAAGGCGCAGATCAGGCAGGACTTCACTTCCTTCCAGTGGAAGCAAATTCGTATGTGAGACAGACGTTCCCAAGAAAGCAGGCAGGAAGAGCGGCACCCTGCCTGCGAAGAGAGCATCCATCAGCAGGAGTCAGCATGGCATTCTACAGATGATTTGCTCCAAAAGGAGGAGTGGTGCTTCCGAAGCCAACCTGATTG TTGCAAAATCATGGGCCGATGTTGTAAAACTTGGCgtgaaacaaacacaaatgaaagTTGTGAAACATGTCCCTCAAAAGCAGACGagcaaaagacaaagaagacCCAGTACTCCAAAG AAACCCACAAGCACCCTTCACAATCAATTTTCTACAGGCCATGCAAACTCACCCTGTACCATTATAGTAGGGAGAGCGCAGATTGAGAAAGTAAGCGTGCCTGCCCGACCCTATAAAATGTTAAACAACTTGACGCTAAACCGAAAAGTGGACTTCAGTGAAGATCTGTCAG gACTAACTGAAATGTTCAAGACTCCAGtaaaggagaagcagcagcagatgaGTGATACGGGCTCCGTTCTTTCCAATTCAGATAATTTGTTTGAAAGACAGTTGCAAGTAACTAATTCAGGAGACACACCCCTGCCCAACACCCCAGAGATTTTGG gAGAAAAAGTGCTCTCCAATACTCAGAATGAAGCAAAGCAGCAATCTGATAGATATTCTGCAAGTCCTGCCTTAAGACGGCGGAGCATCAAACGTGAAAACACAGTGCAAACTCCTAAGAATGCCCATAACATTGCTCCCCTTGAGAAGAAGACTCCAGGCTCTGAGACAGAGCCTCTGAAGACTGCATTGAGTATGAGCAAGTTAAGGAGATCTAGAGAGCTCAGACACACCCTTGCAGAAAGTATGAATGAAAAAACAGAACCAGTCCTTGCTGAGAGCATCACAGGAAGACATTTAAAGAAGACATTTGGAGGACAAGAAGTGGATCAACAGGTGCAGGACAGTAGAAACTCTTCACAAAGATGCAAGGAAAATGGTGAATTAAATGAAGGTTCAGAAAAGACATCAGCTAGGAGATCAAGTGCCAGAAAGCAGAAGCCAACAAAAGACTTAATAGGAAGTCAGATGGTCACCCAAACAGTGGACTATGCTGAGAAACTACTTAGTCAAGAACAAAGAGCCATACAGAACCTAGATTTAGCAGTGAACATGCAAAACACATTAATAAGTGATGATCAAGGAATTACAAAACAGAAAGTGAACATAGCAACCAAAGAGAAGTTCTGGCCAAAGACCCCTAGCAAAATGACACAACCTCTAGAAAGCCAAGCTGGTCTCAAAACAAGTACGAAGCCACGGAGCAGCACGCCTGGGAAGAAGGTAGACGTGGAGGAAGAACTCTGTGCTCCCACAAAGCTTATATATATGTCAGGGAAGACCAGGCATACTTCCAAAGTTCTAGAACGTGAGCGTGGGGATATCAAAGATTTGAAGCAATGTGAAAATGAAATGCTGGCCCCAACAGTAAGTGGAAGCAAGAGGGCTTTAGAAAAAGCTAAGGAAAAGGCTCAGCCCCTGGAAGACCTGACTGGTTTCCAGGAACTCTTTTTATCACCAGTTCCTGGTGACAAAGTAAGAAAAATGTCCAGCAAATTTTCACACACAGAACCAGTCAGAACCCCAGCAAGCACAAAGAGACTGTCCAAGACAGGTCTTGCTAAGGTGGATGTGAGAGAAGAGCCTTCAACActtgagaaaagaacaaagtcaCCAGGCAGAGCCACAGGCACACCAGCACCAgtgcaggaagaaaatgagagcaCAGCCTTTATGGAAACTCCAAAACAGAAACTGGATTTCACAGGAAATTCAACAGGACATAAGAGGAGGTCACGGACACCTAAGAACAGAGTTCAGCCCCTAGAAGACCTGGATGGCTTCCAAGAACTCTTCCAAACACCAGCTG GTGCCAGTGACCCACTGACTGTTGATGAAAGTGCAAAGATGTCTTTGGAATCTTCACAAGCAGAACCAGTCAGAACCCTGACAAGCTCAAAGAGACTTTCCAAGACAGGTTTTGGTAAGGTGGATGTGAGAGAAGAGCCTTCAACACTTGGAAAAAGAACAAAGTCACCAGGCAGAGCCACAGGCACACCAGCACCAATGCAGGAAGAAAATGACAGCACAGCCTTTTTGGAAACTCCAAAGCAGAAACTGGATTTCACAGAAAATTTAACAGGACATAAGAGGAGGTTACGAACACCTAAGATTAGAGTTCAGCCCCTAGAAGACTTGGATGGTGTCCAAGAACTCTTCCAAACGCCAGCTGGTGCCAGTGACCCAGTGGCTGTTGATGAAAGTGCAAAGATGTCTTTGGAATCTTCACAAACAGAACCAGTCAGAACCGTAGCAAACACAAAGAGACTGTCCGAGAGAGCTCTTAGTAAAGGGGATGTGGGAGGAGCACTCTCTCTGCTGAGTAAGCCGACGTGTGCATCACAGAAAgtcatgcacacacttacactttCAGAAGATCATGGCAGGGAGACCAAAGATGTGAAGGAATTGTTAGCTCAGACATTGGACCCAGCAGTACATGTCACTCGTGGCAAGAGGCAGCAAGGGTCATGTAAGAAAAGGTCCCAGTCCCAAGAAGACCTATTTGGACTTCAGGAGCTCTTCCAAACATCAGGCCATAACAGGGATTCAGTGACACTGGACAGTCTTACAAAACTTTCTGGAAGGTCTCCACCACCAGTGACAATAGACACTTCAGTAAGCTCACGGAGACAGACTAGAACTGGCCTGAGGAAAGTTCATGTGAAAAATGAACTTTCAGGAGATATAATGCATCCACAAATGTCAGGGGAAATCATAGACTTATCTAGAGAGCCAGAATGTGAAGACAAGGTCATTAAGACAAGGAAGCAATCTGTAAAGCGGAAATTGGACACAACAGTCAATGTGCCTGGCAGTAAGAGGCAAAGAGTtacaagaaaagcagaaaagaccCTAGAGGATCTGCCTGGCTTCCAAGAGCTCTGCTACGCTCAAAGCTTGGTAATGGACTCAGTTATTGTTGACAAAACCACAAAGATGCCCAGCAAATCTCCAGAACCTGTGAATACAACTTCAGAGACACAGCCAAGAAGACAACTCAGGAGACTGGGTATGACTGAAAAGCCCATACCACAAAGAAAGACTACAAGAGTGTTAAGGCAAACCAGAAACATACACAAAGAGCCCATAGGTGATAGTAAAGGTATTGAAGAGTTTATGGAATCTTCAGCACAGAAACAACTCCCAGCCATATGTTTAACTGGCAGGAGGAATCCACCAAGGAGAGTTAAGGAGAAGACCCAACCCTTGGAAGACCTGACCACTTTCCCAGAGGAAACTGCCACAAGAATGTCTTCCAAATCTCCACaaccagaagagaagaaaatcttAGCAGGCTTAGAGAGGAAGCTCAAAATACAACTATTCAAAGTGAGTGTAGAAGGAGAGCCCACAGCACAGAGAAAGCAACCAGCCAGGGAAACCAGGAATACACTCAAAAAGCCTGTTGGGGACAGTATAAATGTTGAGGAGCTTAAGAAATCTACAAAGCGGAAAATTGACCCAGTAGCAAGTGTGCCTGTCAACAAGAGGCCTCAGAGGGTACCCAAGGAAAAGGCACAGCCCCTAGAATTGGCTGGTCTCAAAGGACCAGTCCAAACCATAGGTCACACTGAGGAATCAGCAAGTGATAGAGGACCCACACAGATACCCTGTAATTCTCTACACCCAGAGCAGGTTGATAGCCTCCAAAGCTCACCAAGACGGCCCAGGACAAGACATGGGAAAATAGAGGCAGACAAAGAGCCTTCAGCAGTAAGAAAGACATCAAGGCAAGCTATGCGATCCCGCAAGATCCCTGAAATTGATGACAATGGTACCCAAGCTTCAGAGGCATCCATAAAGCAGACATTAGATACAGTAGACAAAGTAACAGGCAGCAGGAGGCAGCTAAGGACACGTAAGGATGGGGTTCAACCTCATGAAGTCCTGGGTGACTCCAAAGAAATAACCAGAATATCAGATCACTCTGAGAAACTAACACATGACCTTAAGAGCACTGTACAGCAAAAGCCAGACTCAGCAAAACCTCTGAGAACATGCAGAAGAGTGCTGAGGGTCTCTAAAGAGGACCCCAAGGAAATGTTGGTGGATACCAGAGACTCTTCAGCATTACAAAGCAAAAGCGCCCCTTTTCTGTCCCCCAAGAGGAAGTCTGTAAGAGATGGAAGCATTCTGAAAACCAGGGCTTTGCGCTCTGTAACACCAAAGCAGGAAGCAACGGATGAGAAGCTTGTAcctaagaatcaaagggctgCTTCCAGCAAGAGGCATTTATCACCTGAGCCTGTGAAGATGAAACACCTGAGAATTGTGTCAAACAAGCTTGAATCCGTGGAAGAGCAGGTTAGCACTGttatgaaaacagaagaaatggaggccaaaagagaaaACCCTGTCACTGCAGATCAG AAAACACCCGAGTGCTCTAGGTACcgaaagaaaaacaatgagaaacAGCCAAGACCCAGGTGTGATGCATCTGCAGAGAAGGttgagataaagaaaaatgagaagacgATGAAGACTgtctcccaggagacagagcTGCAGAATCCAGATGACGGAGCCAAGAAGTCTACATCTCGGGGCAAAGTCAGTGGGAAAAGAACATGCTTGAGGTCTAGAGGACAGACTGAGATTCCTCAGCCTtgtgaagcagaagagaaaacaagcaaatcaGGTGCAGAAATCTTGACAAagactcagaaagagaaaggcGCCTCTGGAGATTCAGATGTTAGGTGTTTGAGATCCAGAAAAACTAGAGTCACTTTGGACAGTGAACCTAAGCCAAGAGTAACTCGAGGTGCCAAGAAAGATGCAAAAACTCCGAAGAAG GATGAAGACATTGTATACACCAAGAAGTTAAGAACAAGAAGTCACCAGAAAAGTGAAACTGTGTAG